A portion of the Corynebacterium rouxii genome contains these proteins:
- the trxA gene encoding thioredoxin: MSNAIALTQDTFKSTVIDSDKPVLVDFWAEWCGPCKKLGPIIDEIAEELGDEVVVAKVDVDAERNLGAMFQIMSIPTVLIFKDGQKVSEFVGVRPKSEIVAKLRSFL, from the coding sequence ATGTCAAACGCTATTGCTTTAACCCAGGACACGTTCAAGAGCACTGTTATTGACTCGGATAAGCCAGTGTTGGTTGATTTTTGGGCAGAGTGGTGCGGGCCGTGCAAGAAGCTCGGTCCTATCATCGACGAGATCGCGGAAGAGCTTGGCGACGAAGTCGTGGTAGCCAAGGTTGACGTTGATGCGGAACGCAATCTCGGTGCAATGTTCCAGATCATGTCTATTCCCACGGTTTTGATCTTCAAGGACGGCCAGAAGGTTTCCGAATTCGTGGGAGTTCGTCCGAAATCTGAAATCGTGGCAAAGCTGCGTTCTTTTCTATGA